A genomic stretch from Mya arenaria isolate MELC-2E11 chromosome 10, ASM2691426v1 includes:
- the LOC128204506 gene encoding uncharacterized protein LOC128204506 produces the protein MLEKVIRSEIRMEAFGDSFKEATSSMVILIQTITAVCFAREPECSRFHYEEKLLEKVIRSEIRMESFTKLLKKTTDYVEVNMHTIKALSNTVKELQKEIQSVGVKSSGLYTRWDRRSCPESTELVYEGFAGGGHFNEKGASSNYICLPKDPIFDSDRRKGGSASTVYGAEYETNGATFHTSLHDEDVPCAVCRVVGRSVVMIPARNACYSGWHTEYSGHLMSSHQGHEANKELVCMDGNLEMADGSDAGDQNGALFYFVQAVCGSLKCPPYSPNKTLTCVVCSK, from the exons ATGTTAGAAAAAGTGATCAGATCGGAAATCAGAATGGAAGCGTTTGGCGATTCATTTAAGGAGGCAACTAGCTCCATGGTTATACTAATACAGACGATTACAG CTGTTTGCTTTGCGCGGGAGCCTGAGTGTTCGAGGTTTCACTACGAGGAAAAGCTGTTAGAAAAGGTGATCAGATCAGAAATCAGAATGGAATCGTTTACGAAATTATTAAAGAAGACAACTGACTATGTGGAAGTAAACATGCACACGATTAAAG cACTATCAAACACAGTGAAAGAGCTGCAGAAAGAAATACAGTCCGTTGGCGTAAAGAGCAGTGGTTTATACACGAGATGGGATCGGCGATCATGCCCTGAAAGCACGGAGCTAGTGTACGAAGGGTTCGCTGGTGGCggacatttcaatgaaaaaggAGCGAGCAGTAACTACATTTGCCTGCCAAAGGACCCCATCTTTGATAGCGATAGACGAAAAGGGGGTTCGGCAAGCACGGTTTATGGTGCTGAGTATGAAACAAATGGTGCAACGTTTCACACGAGTTTACATGACGAAGACGTTCCATGTGCCGTCTGCCGCGTTGTTGGAAGAAGCGTTGTCATGATCCCAGCGAGGAATGCCTGTTATAGCGGATGGCATACGGAGTACTCTGGTCATTTGATGTCTTCTCATCAAGGCCATGAAGCGAACAAGGAACTCGTTTGCATGGACGGAAACCTTGAAATGGCGGATGGAAGTGATGCTGGAGACCAGAATGGtgctttgttttactttgttcaaGCTGTCTGTGGCTCGTTAAAATGTCCTCCCTATAGCCCGAACAAGACGTTAACATGTGTGGTGTGTTCTAAATAG